TGGCGGTGAGGATCTCTATCCCAGCATCGAGGAAAAGGCCGTCAACCTGCTTTACTTCGTGGTCAAAAACCACGCCTTCAGCGACGGCAACAAACGCATCGCCGCAGCCCTGTTCATCGCTTTACAGCAAAGATGGCTCCAAGCGGATTGCCGATAACGCATTGGTGGCCATCACGCTGATGATCGCAGAAAGCAATCCTGCGGATAAAGAGACCATGGTCAAGCTGATCGTCAACTTGATAAACAACCGGAATTAAACCATTGGCGTGGAATAATGTCGAGCTGTGACATGCTATGACATTAGTTGTGACATGAAGTGTGAAACCAGAAAATTGGAAAATTGAGTTGACGCCGCTTCCGCATCATCGGGAGCAGCCTGATCTTTGATAACGCGTTGATATTGAAGGATTTCGGTTAACTTCCGGAGAAAGAGAACGGTTATGAAGAGGGTTGCACACGGGGAGCCAGACTATTAAGGCCATTTCTTGTAAGAGAAATGGCCTTTTTTTGTATACTACTCATACCCCGCTTTTTGTTCTGGGATGAGTTGATTTAGTGGTGTTTTACATGTCCTAAAAAGTCCTTTAGTCTCTCCGATCGGGGGTTTTTCATCACTTCTTCTGGCTTCCCCTCCTCAACAATTGTACCCTCGTCCATAAAGATCAGTCGGTCGCCAACCTGGGATGCAAATCCCATTTCATGGGTGACCACAATCATGGTCATACCACTGTCTTTGGCAATCTTTTTCATGATATCCAGGACTTCACCGATCATTTCAGGATCCAAAGCCGAGGTTGGTTCATCAAACAGCATAACTTTGGGGTTTACCGCCAGGGCCCTGGCGATTGCAACCCGCTGCTGTTGCCCGCCGGAAAGCTGTCCGGGAAGTTTATCTTTAAACTCAGCCAAACCAACCTTGTTCAGTAGGTCAGCGGCAATATTCCTGGATTCAGTTTTACTTTTTTTCCTTGCTTTCTGGGGGCCGAAAGCGACATTCTCAAGGGCAGTCATATGCGGGAAAAGATTGAATTGCTGAAAGACCATACCGACCTCCAGCCGTATCTGACGTGTCATTTGTCGTTCAGCAGGGATATTGATCTCATCAACAATCAACCTTCCTCCGGTTATCATTTCCAGACAGTTGATACAGCGAATCAAGGTGGATTTACCAGAACCGGACGGACCGATTATCACCACAACCTCACCCGTGGAGATTGAAAGGTTGATATTATGTAAGACTTCCCTATGGCCAAATGATTTACAGACATTTTTCAGTTCAATAATACTCGGCATTATTCATCTTTCTCTCAGCTCAGGAGTTAAGAATAGGACTCCCATGATTCTAAAACATTTTCATTTTTCTTTCAAAATACCTTAAGGTTGTGGCTATCGCAGTCGTCATGATCAGATACATGACCGCTACAGTCAGCCAGATTTCAAGTGCCCTGAAATTACTCGCCATAATTTCCTGGCCCTGCCGGGTTAATTCACCGACTCCGATAACAATAAAAAGGGAGGTGTCCTTGAGGCTGATAATAAACTGGTTTCCAAGTGGCGGGATCATTCTTCTAATGGCTATCGGGCCAATAATATGAAAGATCAGCTGGAAACGATTTATTCCCAGAGACATCCCGGCTTCCAAAAGACCCTTGTCAACTGACATGACCGCTCCCCGGACAATCTCCGCAATATAGGCTCCCGCATTGATAACAATTGTAATGACGGCGGCAGTAACTGCTTCTATACGAAAACGCTCGATATCCAGGAGAAGCTTGACTAACATCGGGAAAGCGAAATAGATAAACATGGCCTGAACAATAATCGGGGTGCCTCGTATCGTCTCGACATAAGCGCCGGAAATGTAGCGGATCAGGATACTGATCGACTTGAAGATTCCGGGTGGTGTTTCCCCAAGGTATTCAGTTCCCGCTAAACGTCCCAGCCCGGCTGAAATACCAAAAATCATGCCGCCGACAATTCCCAGGATAGTAATAATCCAGGTCAATTTGGCCCCGACAAGAAGAGCGGGAATAGAGTCGGTAATAACTGAAAATTCAAAACCCATAAGTTATCCCGTCCGTATAAGATTGATGGATTTGTAACCAGTAGCAAAACCGATGGCTATCAAAAAAAGATCCCTTCTGTGCTCGCTTGGGTACAGAAGGGATCATGAAGGCGTTACCTGCAGATTATTCAGGATCCGCGTTAAACCATTTTCTATACAGCTTTGCATAAGTGCCATCCTCCATCATCTCAAGAAGGGCAACGTTGACTTTGTCACGCAAAGCACTTCCCTGCGGAAAAGCGATTCCGTATTGAGAGGCTTTAACATCGGGACCGACAGCCTTAACCTTGCCGTTTCCGGCGGCCTTGATGTAATAAAGAACATTCGGGGTATCGTGCATTGCCGCGTCAGCACCGCCGGTTACAACTTCAAGATAAGCTTGATCGATATTCGGGAACTTGACTATTTTTTTAGCTCCGAGAGTCTTAACGTATTCAACGGTTGCCGTGCCAAGTTTTACCGCCACAACTTTACCTTTTAAATCAGCTGGAGACTTGATACTTTTATTGCCGGCCCGGACCATGACCTTCAGACCAGCCCTGAAGTAGGGATGAGAAAAATCGATTTTCTTTTCCCGGGAGGATTTAATGAAAATAGCTGCCAGGGCAACGTCAAGGTTGCCGGTTGTCAGGCCGGGAATCAGGCCATTGAAATCCATTGGCTTCAGTTCATATTCAACCCCAATGCGCTTGGCAATCTCTGCCCACAGATCAATATCAAAACCCGTATACTTACCATCCTTGCCTTTGTATTCAAAAGGCACAAAAGCAGTGTCCGTACCGACATACAACTTGTCGGCAAAAGCAACTCCGGATGTAACAATCATTATGCTTGCAAGCATTAATACAATCAGTTTTTTCATGATCTTGCCTCCTTCTTTTGAGATGCTGGTTTGGGAGTCATCGTAAAATTCATACTATTATATGTAGAAAGCTACATAAAGCCAATACTATAATCATTAACTAAGCTGAGCTATTAGCCATTAGCATTTAGCTTTTAATAATCAGGGCTTTACGTTGATTAGTAACAAAACCCATCGGGTGAATATGTATAATATTAAATATCTTGTAATTATTGAGCTAATCGCTAAGTGCTAAAAGCTAATCGCATAATTTAGGTATTACTAACAGTTGCCACTCAGATATGTCAATATTTTTACTTGATTTTGTGCAATAAGAATAGTAAACACCTCCTCCTGTAATGGCCAATCTGATTGGTTCCGAAGTGTGTCTGCCAAAGGGTATCATATATCAAAACTGTCTGCCCCAACTCATCAAGGATGGCGAATGGGAGAGGGCACTCGTTTTTACCCGCACCAAACACGGTGCCAATCGCCTGGCCACTTATTTGGAAAAAAGTGGTATCGGCGCGGCTGCCATTGACGGCAACAAAAGCCAGACCGCGAGGACCCGGGCTCTCTCAGAGTTTAAAAGCGGTAAGGTTAGAACCCTGGTAGCGACCGATATTGCCGCCCGGGGACTGGATATTGACAAGCTTCCCTACGTGGTTAATTTTGATTTGTCCAACGTGGCGGAAGACTATGTGCATCGTATTGGCCGTACCGGCCGGGCGGGATGCAGCGGCATGGCTACTTCGCTGGTCAGTGCCGATGAACAGAAATTACTCCGTTCCATCGAGCACCTGCTGGGCAGTAAGATTGCGGTTGAGGTTGTTGACGGTTTTGAGCAGAACCCGGCGGATAAAGATGAAGAGACCTTTGTCAATTTTTCCCGTCGTGGAAGGGGGCATAAACCCGGAGGTTATTCAAGGTCACGAAGTGCAGGAGCTAGTTGA
The window above is part of the Pseudomonadota bacterium genome. Proteins encoded here:
- the glnQ gene encoding glutamine ABC transporter ATP-binding protein GlnQ → MIELKNVCKSFGHREVLHNINLSISTGEVVVIIGPSGSGKSTLIRCINCLEMITGGRLIVDEINIPAERQMTRQIRLEVGMVFQQFNLFPHMTALENVAFGPQKARKKSKTESRNIAADLLNKVGLAEFKDKLPGQLSGGQQQRVAIARALAVNPKVMLFDEPTSALDPEMIGEVLDIMKKIAKDSGMTMIVVTHEMGFASQVGDRLIFMDEGTIVEEGKPEEVMKNPRSERLKDFLGHVKHH
- a CDS encoding ABC transporter permease subunit (The N-terminal region of this protein, as described by TIGR01726, is a three transmembrane segment that identifies a subfamily of ABC transporter permease subunits, which specificities that include histidine, arginine, glutamine, glutamate, L-cystine (sic), the opines (in Agrobacterium) octopine and nopaline, etc.), with product MGFEFSVITDSIPALLVGAKLTWIITILGIVGGMIFGISAGLGRLAGTEYLGETPPGIFKSISILIRYISGAYVETIRGTPIIVQAMFIYFAFPMLVKLLLDIERFRIEAVTAAVITIVINAGAYIAEIVRGAVMSVDKGLLEAGMSLGINRFQLIFHIIGPIAIRRMIPPLGNQFIISLKDTSLFIVIGVGELTRQGQEIMASNFRALEIWLTVAVMYLIMTTAIATTLRYFERKMKMF
- the glnH gene encoding glutamine ABC transporter substrate-binding protein GlnH, with product MKKLIVLMLASIMIVTSGVAFADKLYVGTDTAFVPFEYKGKDGKYTGFDIDLWAEIAKRIGVEYELKPMDFNGLIPGLTTGNLDVALAAIFIKSSREKKIDFSHPYFRAGLKVMVRAGNKSIKSPADLKGKVVAVKLGTATVEYVKTLGAKKIVKFPNIDQAYLEVVTGGADAAMHDTPNVLYYIKAAGNGKVKAVGPDVKASQYGIAFPQGSALRDKVNVALLEMMEDGTYAKLYRKWFNADPE